A DNA window from Vigna unguiculata cultivar IT97K-499-35 chromosome 10, ASM411807v1, whole genome shotgun sequence contains the following coding sequences:
- the LOC114167014 gene encoding TMV resistance protein N-like isoform X1: MTSSIPSMEFASSTSKLSQIYDVLIHFTGEDIRKKFVSHLDSALSGVGLTTFLHHDNGVKPIQIQEPILNLCRVAIVVFTKTYSQSDWCLDQLQHIIKWHETYARHVLPVYYEIQPSDVRLQKGDFGEAFKETAQQTFSAQQLEHGMSRWSHALTKAANFFGWDESNYRSDAELVDTIVKSILTLPVLSATKFPVGLQSHVEDAIQIIKNKSSEVCRIGICGMGGSGKTTLAKAIYNQIQGTFMEKSFIEDIAQVTQTRGRVHLLEQLLHDVLKTNVDSVQMGRSMIRERLYGKRVLIVLDDVNEYFCFSYMNEYGPLDLWNSPWFGKGTVIIITTRDAALLTMEHVYSIIRINEMNPNASLKLLSWHAFREAKPKEEYHLLAKRVVDYCGGLPLTLEVIGSYLYERSIEEWTKVLSRLENIPQHEVPQILKIGFDGLRNQMEKYLFLDICCFFVGKDRTYVTKILNGCGVDPDSGIRVLIECSLIKVTKNNKFGVHPLLQDMGREVIREISRKEPRKNIELVLDKDTKYALLENTLFSSQGTNVIQGLSEKRFLTSTGCFKPYSLQATKMLKFIGDSEYVSKKLRWFILRGFPLEYLPNDFYLHDAIAIDLKHNLLRFVWKQPQVLTCLKVLNLSHSRYLQQTPDFSRLPSLEQLILKDCPRLREVHHSIGCLCYLTLLNLKDCTSLINLTIEIYKLKSLKILILSGCSKVSLLEKDIVQMESLITLIAESTAVKEVPFSIVSSKSIGYISLRGFQGLSHNLLPSIIRSWMLPTMKSLSYIHSFCMDMEDNSWDDIAPLLSTLVNLRSVLVQCNTEFQLSKQVETILNEYSLNITKSGTSTHHLKFSLIGVGRCKDIFNAISDSISEALASSKSSVVSLPGDNDPDWLAHIGEGPFVSFTVPQDCEVKGMALCVVYLSTPGIVTTEYLTSVLIVNYTKCTLQIHNHGTVISFNDKDWEGIISNLGSGDKVEIFYTFNLELVIKNTAVYLIYGETNDLEKEFVPKKKSLIRFMKKSVM, translated from the exons ATGACGTCATCAATTCCTTCCATGGAATTCGCGTCTTCAACTTCCAAACTCTCACAGATCTATGATGTGCTCATCCACTTCACTGGAGAAGACATCCGCAAGAAATTTGTTTCCCATCTTGATTCTGCCCTTTCTGGTGTTGGATTAACCACTTTCCTTCACCACGACAATGGAGTGAAGCCAATACAGATCCAAGAACCTATTCTCAATCTGTGTCGGGTAGCGATTGTTGTTTTCACCAAAACCTATTCTCAATCTGATTGGTGTCTTGATCAACTTCAACATATCATCAAATGGCACGAAACTTATGCAAGACATGTTCTGCCCGTATATTACGAGATTCAGCCATCTGATGTGCGTCTTCAGAAGGGTGATTTTGGAGAAGCCTTCAAAGAAACTGCACAACAAACATTTTCAGCACAACAACTGGAGCATGGCATGTCCAGGTGGAGCCACGCACTCACCAAAGCTGCAAATTTCTTTGGATGGGATGAGAGCAATTACAG GAGTGATGCTGAACTAGTGGATACAATTGTTAAGAGCATTCTTACCTTACCAGTCTTGTCTGCTACTAAATTTCCAGTTGGATTACAATCCCACGTGGAAGATGCgattcaaattattaaaaataaatcctCGGAAGTTTGTAGGATAGGGATATGTGGAATGGGAGGATCGGGTAAAACAACCCTCGCCAAAGCCATCTATAATCAAATTCAGGGTACATTCATGGAAAAAAGTTTCATTGAGGACATTGCACAAGTTACTCAAACAAGAGGGCGTGTTCATTTACTAGAACAACTTCTGCATGATGTCCTAAAAACGAATGTGGATAGCGTTCAAATGGGAAGAAGTATGATTCGGGAAAGACTTTATGGAAAAAGGGTGCTCATTGTACTAGACGATGTGAAtgagtatttttgtttttcatatatgAATGAGTATGGTCCATTAGACCTATGGAACAGTCCATGGTTCGGTAAAGGAACTGTAATAATCATTACAACAAGAGATGCAGCGCTACTGACCATGGAACATGTTTACTCTATTATTCGGATAAACGAAATGAATCCAAACGCGTCTCTTAAGCTTCTTAGTTGGCACGCATTTAGAGAAGCAAAACCAAAAGAGGAATACCATCTCCTTGCAAAAAGAGTAGTTGATTATTGTGGAGGACTACCTCTAACTCTTGAAGTAATTGGAAGTTATTTATATGAAAGGTCGATAGAAGAATGGACTAAAGTTTTGTCAAGATTAGAAAATATTCCCCAGCATGAAGTTCCACAAATATTGAAAATAGGCTTTGATGGTTTACGTAAtcaaatggaaaaatatttattccttGATATATGTTGTTTCTTTGTTGGTAAAGACAGAACCTATGTTACCAAGATCCTAAATGGCTGTGGAGTAGACCCTGATAGTGGAATAAGAGTTCTCATAGAGTGTAGTCTCATAAAAGTTACAAAGAACAACAAATTTGGAGTGCATCCCTTGCTACAAGATATGGGAAGAGAAGTTATTCGTGAAATTTCAAGAAAGGAACCCCGGAAGAACATTGAGTTGGTGCTTGATAAGGATACGAAATATGCACTGTTAGAGAATACT cTCTTTTCATCCCAGGGAACAAATGTCATTCAGGGATTGTCTGAGAAACGGTTTTTAACCAGTACAGGTTGCTTCAAACCTTATTCTTTACAAGCAACGAAAATGTTGAAATTCATTGGAGATTCTGAGTACGTTTCTAAGAAACTGAGATGGTTCATCTTGCGGGGGTTTCCTTTAGAATACCTACCTAACGACTTTTATCTGCATGATGCAATAGCCATTGATTTAAAACACAATCTTCTTCGATTCGTCTGGAAGCAACCCcag gTTTTGACGTGCCTAAAAGTCTTGAATCTTAGTCACTCCCGGTACTTGCAACAAACCCCTGACTTTTCGAGATTACCAAGTCTTGAACAACTCATTCTCAAAGATTGTCCAAGATTGCGTGAAGTACACCATTCTATTGGATGTCTTTGTTATCTTACACTTCTAAATTTGAAGGATTGTACTAGTCTAATCAATCTCACCATAGAGATATATAAGttgaaatcattaaaaattctCATTCTATCTGGTTGTTCGAAGGTTTCCCTGTTGGAAAAAGATATTGTGCAAATGGAATCCTTGATAACTCTAATTGCCGAAAGTACAGCTGTGAAAGAAGTGCCATTCTCAATTGTAAGCTCAAAAAGCATTGGATATATATCTCTACGAGGATTTCAGGGATTATCACATAATCTTCTTCCTTCTATCATTCGTTCTTGGATGTTGCCAACAATGAAATCCCTATCTTATATTCATTCCTTTTGTATGGATATGGAAGATAATAGCTGGGATGATATTGCGCCATTGCTTAGCACCCTTGTAAATCTTCGAAGTGTTTTGGTGCAATGTAACACCGAGTTTCAACTATCAAAGCAAGTAGAAACTATTCTGAACGAATATTCTctaaatattacaaaatcagGAACTTCAACACATCacttgaagttttctttgaTTGGTGTTGGAAGATGCAAAGATATCTTCAATGCTATTAGCGATAGCATTTCTGAG GCATTGGCAAGCAGTAAGTCAAGCGTTGTTTCTCTCCCAGGTGACAATGATCCTGATTGGTTGGCCCATATAGGTGAGGGACCTTTTGTTTCTTTCACTGTGCCTCAAGATTGTGAGGTGAAGGGAATGGCTCtgtgtgttgtttatttatcaacCCCTGGAATCGTGACAACGGAATATCTTACAAGTGTCTTAATTGTTAATTATACAAAGTGCACATTACAGATACATAACCATGGCACGGTAATTTCCTTTAATGATAAAGATTGGGAAggtataatatcaaatttaggATCAGGAGACAAGGTGGagattttttatacttttaatctTGAATTGGTTATCAAGAACACAGCTGTCTATCTGATATATGGTGAAACAAATGACTTAGAAAAGGAGTTTGTACCAAAGAAAAAATCCCTCATTAGATTTATGAAGAAAAGTGTAATGTGA
- the LOC114167014 gene encoding TMV resistance protein N-like isoform X3, which yields MACPGGATHSPKLQISLDGMRAITVGLQSHVEDAIQIIKNKSSEVCRIGICGMGGSGKTTLAKAIYNQIQGTFMEKSFIEDIAQVTQTRGRVHLLEQLLHDVLKTNVDSVQMGRSMIRERLYGKRVLIVLDDVNEYFCFSYMNEYGPLDLWNSPWFGKGTVIIITTRDAALLTMEHVYSIIRINEMNPNASLKLLSWHAFREAKPKEEYHLLAKRVVDYCGGLPLTLEVIGSYLYERSIEEWTKVLSRLENIPQHEVPQILKIGFDGLRNQMEKYLFLDICCFFVGKDRTYVTKILNGCGVDPDSGIRVLIECSLIKVTKNNKFGVHPLLQDMGREVIREISRKEPRKNIELVLDKDTKYALLENTLFSSQGTNVIQGLSEKRFLTSTGCFKPYSLQATKMLKFIGDSEYVSKKLRWFILRGFPLEYLPNDFYLHDAIAIDLKHNLLRFVWKQPQVLTCLKVLNLSHSRYLQQTPDFSRLPSLEQLILKDCPRLREVHHSIGCLCYLTLLNLKDCTSLINLTIEIYKLKSLKILILSGCSKVSLLEKDIVQMESLITLIAESTAVKEVPFSIVSSKSIGYISLRGFQGLSHNLLPSIIRSWMLPTMKSLSYIHSFCMDMEDNSWDDIAPLLSTLVNLRSVLVQCNTEFQLSKQVETILNEYSLNITKSGTSTHHLKFSLIGVGRCKDIFNAISDSISEALASSKSSVVSLPGDNDPDWLAHIGEGPFVSFTVPQDCEVKGMALCVVYLSTPGIVTTEYLTSVLIVNYTKCTLQIHNHGTVISFNDKDWEGIISNLGSGDKVEIFYTFNLELVIKNTAVYLIYGETNDLEKEFVPKKKSLIRFMKKSVM from the exons ATGGCATGTCCAGGTGGAGCCACGCACTCACCAAAGCTGCAAATTTCTTTGGATGGGATGAGAGCAATTACAG TTGGATTACAATCCCACGTGGAAGATGCgattcaaattattaaaaataaatcctCGGAAGTTTGTAGGATAGGGATATGTGGAATGGGAGGATCGGGTAAAACAACCCTCGCCAAAGCCATCTATAATCAAATTCAGGGTACATTCATGGAAAAAAGTTTCATTGAGGACATTGCACAAGTTACTCAAACAAGAGGGCGTGTTCATTTACTAGAACAACTTCTGCATGATGTCCTAAAAACGAATGTGGATAGCGTTCAAATGGGAAGAAGTATGATTCGGGAAAGACTTTATGGAAAAAGGGTGCTCATTGTACTAGACGATGTGAAtgagtatttttgtttttcatatatgAATGAGTATGGTCCATTAGACCTATGGAACAGTCCATGGTTCGGTAAAGGAACTGTAATAATCATTACAACAAGAGATGCAGCGCTACTGACCATGGAACATGTTTACTCTATTATTCGGATAAACGAAATGAATCCAAACGCGTCTCTTAAGCTTCTTAGTTGGCACGCATTTAGAGAAGCAAAACCAAAAGAGGAATACCATCTCCTTGCAAAAAGAGTAGTTGATTATTGTGGAGGACTACCTCTAACTCTTGAAGTAATTGGAAGTTATTTATATGAAAGGTCGATAGAAGAATGGACTAAAGTTTTGTCAAGATTAGAAAATATTCCCCAGCATGAAGTTCCACAAATATTGAAAATAGGCTTTGATGGTTTACGTAAtcaaatggaaaaatatttattccttGATATATGTTGTTTCTTTGTTGGTAAAGACAGAACCTATGTTACCAAGATCCTAAATGGCTGTGGAGTAGACCCTGATAGTGGAATAAGAGTTCTCATAGAGTGTAGTCTCATAAAAGTTACAAAGAACAACAAATTTGGAGTGCATCCCTTGCTACAAGATATGGGAAGAGAAGTTATTCGTGAAATTTCAAGAAAGGAACCCCGGAAGAACATTGAGTTGGTGCTTGATAAGGATACGAAATATGCACTGTTAGAGAATACT cTCTTTTCATCCCAGGGAACAAATGTCATTCAGGGATTGTCTGAGAAACGGTTTTTAACCAGTACAGGTTGCTTCAAACCTTATTCTTTACAAGCAACGAAAATGTTGAAATTCATTGGAGATTCTGAGTACGTTTCTAAGAAACTGAGATGGTTCATCTTGCGGGGGTTTCCTTTAGAATACCTACCTAACGACTTTTATCTGCATGATGCAATAGCCATTGATTTAAAACACAATCTTCTTCGATTCGTCTGGAAGCAACCCcag gTTTTGACGTGCCTAAAAGTCTTGAATCTTAGTCACTCCCGGTACTTGCAACAAACCCCTGACTTTTCGAGATTACCAAGTCTTGAACAACTCATTCTCAAAGATTGTCCAAGATTGCGTGAAGTACACCATTCTATTGGATGTCTTTGTTATCTTACACTTCTAAATTTGAAGGATTGTACTAGTCTAATCAATCTCACCATAGAGATATATAAGttgaaatcattaaaaattctCATTCTATCTGGTTGTTCGAAGGTTTCCCTGTTGGAAAAAGATATTGTGCAAATGGAATCCTTGATAACTCTAATTGCCGAAAGTACAGCTGTGAAAGAAGTGCCATTCTCAATTGTAAGCTCAAAAAGCATTGGATATATATCTCTACGAGGATTTCAGGGATTATCACATAATCTTCTTCCTTCTATCATTCGTTCTTGGATGTTGCCAACAATGAAATCCCTATCTTATATTCATTCCTTTTGTATGGATATGGAAGATAATAGCTGGGATGATATTGCGCCATTGCTTAGCACCCTTGTAAATCTTCGAAGTGTTTTGGTGCAATGTAACACCGAGTTTCAACTATCAAAGCAAGTAGAAACTATTCTGAACGAATATTCTctaaatattacaaaatcagGAACTTCAACACATCacttgaagttttctttgaTTGGTGTTGGAAGATGCAAAGATATCTTCAATGCTATTAGCGATAGCATTTCTGAG GCATTGGCAAGCAGTAAGTCAAGCGTTGTTTCTCTCCCAGGTGACAATGATCCTGATTGGTTGGCCCATATAGGTGAGGGACCTTTTGTTTCTTTCACTGTGCCTCAAGATTGTGAGGTGAAGGGAATGGCTCtgtgtgttgtttatttatcaacCCCTGGAATCGTGACAACGGAATATCTTACAAGTGTCTTAATTGTTAATTATACAAAGTGCACATTACAGATACATAACCATGGCACGGTAATTTCCTTTAATGATAAAGATTGGGAAggtataatatcaaatttaggATCAGGAGACAAGGTGGagattttttatacttttaatctTGAATTGGTTATCAAGAACACAGCTGTCTATCTGATATATGGTGAAACAAATGACTTAGAAAAGGAGTTTGTACCAAAGAAAAAATCCCTCATTAGATTTATGAAGAAAAGTGTAATGTGA
- the LOC114167014 gene encoding TMV resistance protein N-like isoform X2 produces the protein MSRWSHAITKAANFFGWDESNYRSDAELVDTIVKSILTLPVLSATKFPVGLQSHVEDAIQIIKNKSSEVCRIGICGMGGSGKTTLAKAIYNQIQGTFMEKSFIEDIAQVTQTRGRVHLLEQLLHDVLKTNVDSVQMGRSMIRERLYGKRVLIVLDDVNEYFCFSYMNEYGPLDLWNSPWFGKGTVIIITTRDAALLTMEHVYSIIRINEMNPNASLKLLSWHAFREAKPKEEYHLLAKRVVDYCGGLPLTLEVIGSYLYERSIEEWTKVLSRLENIPQHEVPQILKIGFDGLRNQMEKYLFLDICCFFVGKDRTYVTKILNGCGVDPDSGIRVLIECSLIKVTKNNKFGVHPLLQDMGREVIREISRKEPRKNIELVLDKDTKYALLENTLFSSQGTNVIQGLSEKRFLTSTGCFKPYSLQATKMLKFIGDSEYVSKKLRWFILRGFPLEYLPNDFYLHDAIAIDLKHNLLRFVWKQPQVLTCLKVLNLSHSRYLQQTPDFSRLPSLEQLILKDCPRLREVHHSIGCLCYLTLLNLKDCTSLINLTIEIYKLKSLKILILSGCSKVSLLEKDIVQMESLITLIAESTAVKEVPFSIVSSKSIGYISLRGFQGLSHNLLPSIIRSWMLPTMKSLSYIHSFCMDMEDNSWDDIAPLLSTLVNLRSVLVQCNTEFQLSKQVETILNEYSLNITKSGTSTHHLKFSLIGVGRCKDIFNAISDSISEALASSKSSVVSLPGDNDPDWLAHIGEGPFVSFTVPQDCEVKGMALCVVYLSTPGIVTTEYLTSVLIVNYTKCTLQIHNHGTVISFNDKDWEGIISNLGSGDKVEIFYTFNLELVIKNTAVYLIYGETNDLEKEFVPKKKSLIRFMKKSVM, from the exons GAGTGATGCTGAACTAGTGGATACAATTGTTAAGAGCATTCTTACCTTACCAGTCTTGTCTGCTACTAAATTTCCAGTTGGATTACAATCCCACGTGGAAGATGCgattcaaattattaaaaataaatcctCGGAAGTTTGTAGGATAGGGATATGTGGAATGGGAGGATCGGGTAAAACAACCCTCGCCAAAGCCATCTATAATCAAATTCAGGGTACATTCATGGAAAAAAGTTTCATTGAGGACATTGCACAAGTTACTCAAACAAGAGGGCGTGTTCATTTACTAGAACAACTTCTGCATGATGTCCTAAAAACGAATGTGGATAGCGTTCAAATGGGAAGAAGTATGATTCGGGAAAGACTTTATGGAAAAAGGGTGCTCATTGTACTAGACGATGTGAAtgagtatttttgtttttcatatatgAATGAGTATGGTCCATTAGACCTATGGAACAGTCCATGGTTCGGTAAAGGAACTGTAATAATCATTACAACAAGAGATGCAGCGCTACTGACCATGGAACATGTTTACTCTATTATTCGGATAAACGAAATGAATCCAAACGCGTCTCTTAAGCTTCTTAGTTGGCACGCATTTAGAGAAGCAAAACCAAAAGAGGAATACCATCTCCTTGCAAAAAGAGTAGTTGATTATTGTGGAGGACTACCTCTAACTCTTGAAGTAATTGGAAGTTATTTATATGAAAGGTCGATAGAAGAATGGACTAAAGTTTTGTCAAGATTAGAAAATATTCCCCAGCATGAAGTTCCACAAATATTGAAAATAGGCTTTGATGGTTTACGTAAtcaaatggaaaaatatttattccttGATATATGTTGTTTCTTTGTTGGTAAAGACAGAACCTATGTTACCAAGATCCTAAATGGCTGTGGAGTAGACCCTGATAGTGGAATAAGAGTTCTCATAGAGTGTAGTCTCATAAAAGTTACAAAGAACAACAAATTTGGAGTGCATCCCTTGCTACAAGATATGGGAAGAGAAGTTATTCGTGAAATTTCAAGAAAGGAACCCCGGAAGAACATTGAGTTGGTGCTTGATAAGGATACGAAATATGCACTGTTAGAGAATACT cTCTTTTCATCCCAGGGAACAAATGTCATTCAGGGATTGTCTGAGAAACGGTTTTTAACCAGTACAGGTTGCTTCAAACCTTATTCTTTACAAGCAACGAAAATGTTGAAATTCATTGGAGATTCTGAGTACGTTTCTAAGAAACTGAGATGGTTCATCTTGCGGGGGTTTCCTTTAGAATACCTACCTAACGACTTTTATCTGCATGATGCAATAGCCATTGATTTAAAACACAATCTTCTTCGATTCGTCTGGAAGCAACCCcag gTTTTGACGTGCCTAAAAGTCTTGAATCTTAGTCACTCCCGGTACTTGCAACAAACCCCTGACTTTTCGAGATTACCAAGTCTTGAACAACTCATTCTCAAAGATTGTCCAAGATTGCGTGAAGTACACCATTCTATTGGATGTCTTTGTTATCTTACACTTCTAAATTTGAAGGATTGTACTAGTCTAATCAATCTCACCATAGAGATATATAAGttgaaatcattaaaaattctCATTCTATCTGGTTGTTCGAAGGTTTCCCTGTTGGAAAAAGATATTGTGCAAATGGAATCCTTGATAACTCTAATTGCCGAAAGTACAGCTGTGAAAGAAGTGCCATTCTCAATTGTAAGCTCAAAAAGCATTGGATATATATCTCTACGAGGATTTCAGGGATTATCACATAATCTTCTTCCTTCTATCATTCGTTCTTGGATGTTGCCAACAATGAAATCCCTATCTTATATTCATTCCTTTTGTATGGATATGGAAGATAATAGCTGGGATGATATTGCGCCATTGCTTAGCACCCTTGTAAATCTTCGAAGTGTTTTGGTGCAATGTAACACCGAGTTTCAACTATCAAAGCAAGTAGAAACTATTCTGAACGAATATTCTctaaatattacaaaatcagGAACTTCAACACATCacttgaagttttctttgaTTGGTGTTGGAAGATGCAAAGATATCTTCAATGCTATTAGCGATAGCATTTCTGAG GCATTGGCAAGCAGTAAGTCAAGCGTTGTTTCTCTCCCAGGTGACAATGATCCTGATTGGTTGGCCCATATAGGTGAGGGACCTTTTGTTTCTTTCACTGTGCCTCAAGATTGTGAGGTGAAGGGAATGGCTCtgtgtgttgtttatttatcaacCCCTGGAATCGTGACAACGGAATATCTTACAAGTGTCTTAATTGTTAATTATACAAAGTGCACATTACAGATACATAACCATGGCACGGTAATTTCCTTTAATGATAAAGATTGGGAAggtataatatcaaatttaggATCAGGAGACAAGGTGGagattttttatacttttaatctTGAATTGGTTATCAAGAACACAGCTGTCTATCTGATATATGGTGAAACAAATGACTTAGAAAAGGAGTTTGTACCAAAGAAAAAATCCCTCATTAGATTTATGAAGAAAAGTGTAATGTGA